From one Leifsonia soli genomic stretch:
- a CDS encoding gamma carbonic anhydrase family protein, with protein MLFALPDGGSPQVADDAWVAPGATVVGDVTLQPGASVWYGAVVRADNAPIVIGRDSNLQDNVSAHVDPAYPLTVGDRVSVGHNAVLHGCTIEDDVLIGMNATILNGARIGAGSLVAAGAVVTQGAEIPPRSLVAGVPATVRRELTDDEVRGIAENAAGYLDKTRQHRGAVALD; from the coding sequence ATGCTCTTCGCCCTCCCCGACGGAGGCTCACCACAGGTCGCCGACGACGCCTGGGTGGCGCCCGGCGCGACCGTCGTCGGCGACGTCACGCTGCAGCCCGGCGCGAGCGTCTGGTACGGAGCGGTCGTCCGCGCCGACAACGCGCCGATCGTCATCGGCCGCGACTCCAACCTGCAGGACAACGTCTCGGCCCACGTCGACCCCGCCTACCCGCTGACGGTGGGCGACCGCGTCTCCGTCGGCCACAACGCCGTGCTCCACGGCTGCACGATCGAGGACGACGTGCTCATCGGGATGAACGCCACCATCCTCAACGGCGCCCGGATCGGCGCGGGTTCCCTCGTCGCAGCGGGCGCCGTGGTCACCCAGGGCGCCGAGATCCCTCCGCGCTCGCTCGTCGCCGGCGTTCCCGCCACGGTGCGCCGCGAGCTGACCGACGACGAGGTCCGCGGCATCGCCGAGAACGCGGCCGGGTATCTCGACAAGACCCGGCAGCACCGCGGGGCGGTCGCGCTCGACTGA
- a CDS encoding uracil-DNA glycosylase, which yields MFDRFFDLIRAVPVPDDAELLYGDDELGRLRERNLRRYLAVPHAPVLLLGEAPGWRGMTVTGVPFTSVREVEAGVLPGLELPPEPQAPWETSSRVVWETMREWRGPLPLSWPIYPHHPFVAGRPQTNRTPRSSEVREGAPVALELIQELGVETIVAVGRKAQGALAEAGIEAPAVRHPAQGGARMFSEQLIALNRAMLDAG from the coding sequence GTGTTCGACCGCTTCTTCGACCTGATCCGCGCGGTTCCCGTGCCGGACGACGCCGAGCTGCTGTACGGCGACGACGAGCTGGGCCGGCTCCGCGAGCGCAATCTGCGCCGCTACCTCGCCGTTCCGCACGCGCCCGTCCTGCTGCTCGGCGAGGCTCCGGGCTGGCGGGGGATGACGGTGACCGGTGTGCCCTTCACCTCCGTCCGCGAGGTGGAGGCGGGCGTGCTTCCCGGCCTCGAGCTCCCGCCGGAGCCGCAGGCGCCGTGGGAGACATCCAGCCGCGTCGTCTGGGAGACGATGCGCGAATGGCGGGGCCCGCTTCCCTTGTCGTGGCCGATCTACCCGCACCATCCGTTCGTCGCCGGCCGCCCGCAGACGAACCGCACTCCGCGTTCGTCGGAGGTGCGGGAGGGGGCGCCCGTTGCGCTGGAGCTGATCCAGGAGCTCGGCGTCGAGACGATCGTCGCGGTCGGCCGCAAAGCGCAGGGCGCGCTCGCGGAGGCGGGCATCGAGGCGCCCGCCGTCCGGCATCCCGCGCAGGGCGGGGCGCGGATGTTCTCCGAGCAGCTGATCGCGCTCAACCGCGCGATGCTCGACGCCGGCTGA
- a CDS encoding alcohol dehydrogenase catalytic domain-containing protein produces the protein MTVKAVTPRVVEPPARLGMGVSVYPSATAMVWPGDAHTHEAVAVPGVRLAPGDVLVEVELATVCGTDVEAVLGHRRTQAPLVLGHEQVGRVVALGRGGAKTTDGHRVSLGERIVWSAAVPCGRCVRCRRGLQQQCLSLQKYGHERMRRGWELSGGFATHTHILDGTPLVRVPEDIPAAVLAPASCATASVAAAIEAAAELVPLDGAFVLIAGAGMLGVTATAMAVEAGARVVVSEPIPERRESALAFGAAGAADPAAPTGSSTGLAAVLAKTGGRAPAPTVALELSGSPAAARSLLDAVDVGGVLVLVGQSAPGPDLGIAPEALIRRLITIRGVHNYAARHLEQAVRFLSDAWQRYPFAEQVGETFALADVDAALAARTHPRVAVRP, from the coding sequence GTGACGGTCAAGGCGGTGACCCCGCGCGTCGTCGAGCCGCCGGCGCGCCTGGGGATGGGGGTCAGCGTGTACCCGTCGGCCACGGCCATGGTGTGGCCGGGCGACGCGCACACGCATGAGGCGGTGGCGGTGCCCGGGGTCCGTCTGGCTCCGGGCGACGTCCTGGTCGAGGTCGAGCTGGCGACGGTGTGCGGAACGGACGTGGAGGCGGTGCTCGGCCATCGCCGCACGCAGGCGCCCCTGGTGCTCGGCCACGAGCAGGTCGGCCGCGTCGTCGCGCTCGGCCGCGGCGGCGCCAAGACGACGGACGGTCATCGCGTCTCGCTGGGGGAGCGGATCGTGTGGTCCGCCGCCGTCCCGTGCGGGCGCTGCGTGCGCTGCCGCCGCGGGCTGCAGCAGCAGTGCCTGAGCCTCCAGAAGTACGGCCACGAGCGGATGCGGCGCGGCTGGGAGCTGTCGGGCGGCTTCGCGACGCACACGCACATCCTCGACGGCACGCCGCTGGTGCGCGTCCCGGAGGACATCCCGGCCGCCGTGCTCGCGCCCGCGTCGTGCGCGACCGCGTCGGTGGCGGCGGCGATCGAGGCGGCGGCCGAGCTCGTCCCGCTGGACGGCGCCTTCGTGCTGATCGCGGGCGCGGGGATGCTCGGGGTGACGGCGACGGCGATGGCGGTCGAGGCGGGCGCCCGCGTCGTCGTGAGCGAGCCGATCCCGGAGCGCCGCGAGTCCGCGCTGGCCTTCGGCGCAGCGGGAGCCGCCGACCCTGCCGCTCCCACCGGCTCTTCGACCGGGCTGGCCGCGGTGCTCGCGAAGACGGGCGGTCGTGCTCCGGCCCCGACCGTCGCGCTGGAACTCTCCGGGAGCCCGGCAGCGGCCCGCTCGCTGCTCGACGCCGTCGACGTCGGCGGGGTGCTGGTGCTGGTCGGCCAGTCGGCCCCCGGGCCGGACCTCGGCATCGCGCCGGAGGCCCTGATCCGCCGGCTGATCACCATCCGCGGCGTCCACAACTACGCCGCCCGGCACCTGGAGCAGGCCGTGCGGTTCCTGAGCGACGCGTGGCAGCGCTACCCGTTCGCCGAGCAGGTCGGCGAGACGTTCGCCCTGGCCGACGTGGATGCGGCGCTCGCCGCACGCACGCACCCGCGGGTCGCGGTCCGGCCGTAG
- a CDS encoding phosphonatase-like hydrolase encodes MTPDGRITSEFDDVTVDDVTVGVGPVRGGIPSAAGLTDDEWDDVDDLDEREDALDEGDADDRDEDDLADLELVVLDLAGTTVLDDGLVQRAFERAVDAAGLASSADGRAAVLAFVHETMGQAKLAVFRSLSADEDQAQHADAVFESTYAELVADGGLRPVPGAEDLIRRLRATGVTVALTTGFSRRTCDIVLDALGWHDLADVTLTPEEAGRGRPFPDLPLTALLRTGASSVEGMVVVGDTASDIASGIAAGAGLVVGVLTGAHDEQTLLDAGADAVLPSVADLPDLLGYEADGGAAAGHGIR; translated from the coding sequence GTGACCCCAGACGGACGCATCACCAGCGAGTTCGACGATGTCACCGTCGACGATGTCACCGTCGGCGTCGGGCCGGTCCGGGGCGGCATCCCGTCGGCGGCGGGGCTCACCGACGACGAGTGGGACGACGTCGACGACCTGGACGAACGGGAGGACGCGCTCGACGAGGGCGACGCCGACGACCGCGACGAGGACGACCTCGCCGATCTCGAACTCGTCGTGCTCGACCTGGCGGGGACGACCGTCCTCGACGACGGCCTGGTGCAGCGCGCGTTCGAGCGCGCCGTAGACGCTGCGGGTCTCGCGTCCTCCGCGGACGGGCGCGCTGCCGTCCTGGCTTTCGTTCACGAGACGATGGGACAGGCGAAGCTGGCCGTGTTCCGCTCGCTGAGCGCCGACGAGGACCAGGCGCAGCACGCGGACGCCGTCTTCGAGTCGACGTACGCCGAGCTCGTGGCCGATGGGGGCCTTCGACCGGTCCCCGGCGCCGAGGACCTCATCCGCCGGCTGCGGGCGACGGGCGTCACCGTCGCACTGACCACCGGCTTCTCGCGGAGGACGTGCGACATCGTCCTCGACGCCCTGGGCTGGCACGACCTGGCGGACGTCACGCTGACACCGGAGGAGGCGGGCCGCGGCCGTCCGTTCCCCGATCTGCCCCTCACCGCGCTGCTGCGCACGGGCGCATCCAGCGTCGAGGGCATGGTCGTGGTCGGCGACACGGCGAGCGACATCGCCTCCGGCATCGCGGCGGGCGCCGGCCTGGTCGTCGGCGTGCTGACGGGCGCGCACGACGAGCAGACTCTGCTCGACGCCGGAGCGGACGCGGTGCTCCCGAGCGTCGCCGACCTGCCGGATCTGCTGGGCTACGAGGCCGACGGCGGCGCCGCTGCGGGACACGGCATCCGGTGA
- a CDS encoding TIGR03364 family FAD-dependent oxidoreductase, with the protein MGRHYDLAVVGAGIVGLGHAVAALRRGLTVAVIDRASGVQGASVRNFGHLGITGQEGEARAYAELARELWLTLAPEAGFWLRESGSIVVARADDELAVLEEFRERRGGHDVRLLTPAEVRESVPVADGVAVGGALLPSDLQIDPREAAAAIARWLDAHGVDFFWQTAVSGVEPGLVRTPRGRVAADAVVVAVGHDVDHLFPGIAEAHGIERCGLDMMLVEAALELPLATPVLTGWSLVRYSGFARTPSAAALRERLAAEQPALAALDVNLMFTQRPDGTLIVGDTHARGADASPFQHEEAFALLLEQTRELFGVADLRVRERWQGVYAAAPDEFLVAAPAPGVRVVSVTTGIGMTTGLGLADRVVDELFSDAPGALIPAGAARVR; encoded by the coding sequence ATGGGCAGGCACTACGACCTCGCGGTGGTCGGCGCCGGGATCGTCGGGCTCGGGCATGCCGTCGCAGCCCTCCGGCGAGGACTGACGGTGGCCGTGATCGACCGCGCCTCCGGCGTGCAGGGGGCGTCGGTCCGCAATTTCGGCCACCTCGGCATCACCGGGCAGGAGGGCGAGGCGCGCGCGTACGCCGAGCTCGCCCGCGAGCTGTGGCTGACCCTGGCTCCCGAGGCCGGCTTCTGGCTGCGCGAGTCGGGGAGCATCGTCGTCGCGCGGGCGGACGACGAACTCGCCGTGCTGGAGGAGTTCCGCGAGCGGCGCGGAGGCCACGACGTCCGGCTCCTCACCCCCGCCGAGGTGCGCGAGAGTGTCCCGGTCGCCGACGGCGTCGCAGTGGGCGGCGCCCTGCTGCCCTCCGACCTGCAGATCGACCCGCGCGAGGCCGCCGCGGCGATCGCCCGCTGGCTGGACGCCCACGGCGTCGACTTCTTCTGGCAGACCGCGGTCTCGGGTGTGGAGCCCGGACTGGTGCGCACGCCCCGCGGACGGGTCGCGGCCGACGCGGTCGTCGTCGCCGTCGGGCACGACGTCGACCACCTGTTCCCCGGGATCGCCGAGGCGCACGGCATCGAGCGCTGCGGGCTGGACATGATGCTCGTGGAGGCCGCCCTCGAGCTGCCGCTGGCGACGCCGGTGCTGACCGGCTGGTCCCTCGTCCGCTACTCCGGCTTCGCCCGCACCCCCAGCGCGGCGGCGCTGCGCGAACGCCTCGCGGCCGAGCAGCCGGCCCTGGCGGCGCTGGACGTGAACCTCATGTTCACCCAGCGTCCCGACGGCACCCTGATCGTCGGCGACACCCACGCCCGGGGCGCGGACGCGTCCCCGTTCCAGCACGAGGAGGCGTTCGCCCTGCTGCTGGAGCAGACGCGCGAGCTGTTCGGCGTCGCCGACCTGCGCGTCCGGGAGCGCTGGCAGGGCGTCTACGCGGCCGCGCCGGACGAGTTCCTGGTCGCCGCGCCGGCCCCCGGCGTCCGCGTCGTCTCCGTCACCACCGGCATCGGGATGACCACCGGGCTCGGCCTCGCCGACCGCGTCGTCGACGAGCTGTTCTCCGACGCCCCCGGCGCCCTGATCCCCGCGGGCGCCGCCCGCGTGCGCTAG
- the kynA gene encoding tryptophan 2,3-dioxygenase encodes MADGDNTREFDPDIVTDFRERMSYGSYLELDTLLSAQRPVSRPEHHDELLFIIQHQTTELWLKLVLHELESARDLLRADDLSPALKRIARVKHIQRTLTEQWSVLATLTPTEYAEFRGFLGNSSGFQSYQYRAVEFVLGNKNRRMLSVFESDPAAHALLAALLDAPSIYDEFLRYLARAGFAVPASLLERDVTQAHVFTPELVPVFREIYEHATDHWREYEACEEFVDLEDNFQLWRFRHLKTVQRTIGMKTGTGGSTGAAFLQKALELTFFPELYAVRTEIGAPA; translated from the coding sequence ATGGCCGACGGCGACAACACCCGCGAGTTCGATCCCGACATCGTCACCGACTTCCGGGAGCGGATGTCGTACGGCTCTTACCTGGAACTCGACACGCTGCTCAGCGCTCAGCGCCCGGTGAGCCGCCCGGAGCACCACGACGAACTGCTGTTCATCATCCAGCACCAGACGACGGAGCTCTGGCTGAAGCTCGTCCTCCACGAGCTGGAGTCCGCCCGCGACCTCCTGCGCGCCGACGACCTCTCGCCCGCACTCAAGCGCATCGCCCGCGTGAAGCACATCCAGCGCACCCTCACCGAGCAGTGGTCGGTGCTCGCCACGCTCACGCCGACGGAGTACGCGGAGTTCCGCGGCTTCCTGGGAAACTCGTCCGGCTTCCAGTCGTACCAGTACCGCGCCGTCGAGTTCGTGCTCGGCAATAAGAACCGCCGCATGCTCAGCGTGTTCGAGAGCGACCCGGCCGCCCACGCGCTCCTCGCCGCCCTGCTGGATGCGCCCAGCATCTACGACGAGTTCCTGCGGTACCTGGCGCGGGCCGGTTTCGCCGTTCCGGCCTCGCTGCTGGAGCGGGACGTCACGCAGGCGCACGTCTTCACCCCGGAACTGGTGCCGGTCTTCCGCGAGATCTACGAGCACGCCACGGACCACTGGCGCGAGTACGAGGCCTGCGAGGAGTTCGTCGACCTGGAGGACAACTTCCAGCTCTGGCGGTTCCGTCACCTGAAGACGGTGCAGCGCACCATCGGGATGAAGACCGGTACCGGCGGATCCACCGGCGCCGCGTTCCTGCAGAAGGCGCTCGAGCTGACCTTCTTCCCCGAGCTGTACGCCGTCCGCACCGAGATCGGAGCACCCGCATGA
- a CDS encoding kynureninase, translating into MTDFDTAPPAALSPDPLSAARALDAADPLAAFRSRFAGIDDGSSAVTAYFDGNSLGRPTRASIDRIQRFLVEGWGDRLIRGWDEEWMELPFAIGDDLGRAALGAAAGQTFIGDSTTVLLYKLARAAVDSLPERSEIVLDTDNFPTDRYLLDGIARERGLRLVWIEADTEAGVTAEQVAAVVGPQTALVVLSHVAYRSGFLADLHTITRIVHDAGALVLWDLCHSAGSVPVELDAADVDLAVGCTYKYLNGGPGSPAFGYVNARLIPHISQPIQGWMGARDVFLMGPEYVPADSIRRFLSGTPPIVGMLAMRDTIAMIEEAGIAAVRAKSVALTEFAVALADEWLTPLGVTLASPRDPERRGGHITLSHPAMREVTALLWQRDVIPDYRDPDGLRVGLSPLSTGFEEVCTGMAAVRDALGELTHD; encoded by the coding sequence ATGACCGACTTCGACACAGCACCTCCCGCCGCCCTGTCCCCCGACCCGCTCAGTGCGGCACGCGCCCTCGACGCCGCCGACCCGCTCGCCGCCTTCCGCAGCCGGTTCGCCGGGATCGACGACGGCAGCAGCGCCGTGACCGCCTACTTCGACGGCAACTCGCTCGGCCGACCGACGCGGGCGAGCATCGACCGCATCCAGCGGTTCCTCGTCGAGGGGTGGGGCGATCGGCTGATCCGCGGCTGGGACGAGGAGTGGATGGAGCTGCCGTTCGCGATCGGCGACGACCTGGGCCGCGCGGCCCTCGGCGCGGCTGCCGGGCAGACCTTCATCGGCGACTCGACCACGGTCCTCCTCTACAAGCTGGCGCGCGCGGCCGTCGACAGCCTCCCCGAGCGCAGCGAGATCGTGCTCGACACGGACAACTTCCCGACCGACCGCTACCTGCTCGACGGCATCGCCCGCGAGCGCGGCCTGCGCCTGGTGTGGATCGAGGCGGACACCGAGGCGGGTGTGACGGCGGAGCAGGTGGCCGCGGTCGTCGGGCCGCAGACGGCCCTCGTCGTGCTCAGCCACGTCGCCTACCGCTCCGGCTTCCTGGCCGACCTGCACACCATCACGCGCATCGTCCACGACGCGGGCGCCCTCGTGCTGTGGGATCTCTGCCACTCGGCAGGGTCGGTGCCCGTGGAGCTGGACGCCGCGGACGTCGACCTCGCCGTCGGCTGCACCTACAAGTACCTGAACGGCGGTCCGGGGTCGCCCGCCTTCGGCTACGTGAACGCGCGGCTCATCCCGCACATCTCGCAGCCGATCCAGGGCTGGATGGGTGCGCGCGACGTCTTCCTGATGGGCCCGGAGTACGTGCCGGCCGACAGCATCCGGCGCTTCCTCAGCGGAACGCCTCCCATCGTCGGGATGCTGGCGATGCGCGACACCATCGCGATGATCGAGGAGGCCGGCATCGCGGCGGTGCGGGCCAAGTCGGTCGCGCTGACCGAGTTCGCCGTCGCTCTCGCCGACGAGTGGCTGACCCCGCTCGGCGTCACCCTCGCCTCCCCGCGCGACCCCGAGCGCCGCGGCGGCCACATCACGCTCAGCCACCCGGCCATGCGCGAGGTCACGGCGCTGCTGTGGCAGCGCGACGTCATCCCCGACTACCGCGACCCGGACGGCCTGCGCGTCGGACTGTCGCCGCTCAGCACCGGCTTCGAGGAGGTCTGCACCGGGATGGCCGCGGTGCGCGACGCCCTCGGCGAGCTCACGCATGACTGA
- a CDS encoding PaaX family transcriptional regulator has translation MTEAGVASRTDARVVRDDPEAASGSATALLRTVVGSVLRPIGGWMSAAGAVRLMDALGVPAATARSSLARLCARGVLRRGPRDGVAGYALDPAAVPMLERGDARIFGERVEASRWLLLSLSFPEHARGSRDRLRRRLAALGCGTVADGLWIAPSALEAELAAAVTESASDDHRAGRPVVAMFADASPRGDLSAGLARWYDLAVIRTAHESFLSRFGELPHPLDDARAFATWIRALDEWRVIPYRDPGLPAAALPADWPGTASARLFQQLRAQLEERAISHAAAVAAPDRIPAPAR, from the coding sequence ATGACTGAGGCCGGCGTCGCCTCGCGCACCGACGCACGCGTCGTGCGCGACGATCCCGAGGCCGCCAGCGGTAGCGCGACCGCGCTGCTGCGCACCGTGGTGGGCAGCGTCCTCCGACCGATCGGCGGGTGGATGAGCGCCGCGGGCGCCGTCCGCCTCATGGATGCGCTCGGCGTGCCCGCGGCGACCGCGCGTTCCAGCCTGGCGCGGCTGTGCGCGCGGGGCGTCCTTCGGCGAGGGCCCCGCGACGGGGTCGCCGGCTACGCGCTCGACCCGGCAGCGGTGCCGATGCTGGAGCGCGGGGACGCGCGCATCTTCGGCGAGCGGGTGGAGGCGTCCCGCTGGCTGCTGCTGTCCCTCTCGTTCCCGGAGCATGCCCGCGGGTCGCGCGACCGGTTGCGTCGCCGCCTCGCCGCGCTCGGCTGCGGAACGGTGGCCGACGGCCTGTGGATCGCGCCGTCGGCGCTGGAGGCGGAGCTGGCCGCCGCCGTCACGGAGAGCGCGTCGGACGACCACCGCGCCGGCCGCCCGGTCGTCGCGATGTTCGCGGACGCGTCCCCGCGCGGCGACCTCTCCGCCGGGCTCGCCCGCTGGTACGACCTCGCCGTCATCCGCACGGCGCACGAGTCCTTCCTCTCCCGGTTCGGCGAGCTGCCGCATCCCCTGGACGACGCCCGGGCCTTCGCCACGTGGATCCGCGCCCTCGACGAGTGGCGGGTGATCCCGTACCGCGACCCCGGGCTCCCCGCCGCTGCCTTGCCCGCCGACTGGCCGGGGACCGCGTCCGCTCGGCTGTTCCAGCAGTTGCGGGCACAGCTGGAGGAGCGCGCGATCTCCCACGCCGCCGCCGTGGCGGCGCCGGACCGCATCCCCGCGCCCGCACGGTAG
- the purS gene encoding phosphoribosylformylglycinamidine synthase subunit PurS has translation MPTIVVEVMPKAELLDPQGKAVAGALARTGRGVVTGVRVGKRFELTVDGPIDDEVRATVAEIAGEILSNSVIEDVVGIHYPAEVDA, from the coding sequence GTGCCGACGATCGTTGTTGAAGTGATGCCCAAGGCCGAGCTGCTCGACCCGCAGGGGAAGGCGGTCGCCGGTGCGCTCGCCCGCACCGGTCGCGGCGTCGTCACCGGAGTGCGCGTCGGGAAGCGCTTCGAGCTGACCGTGGACGGCCCCATCGACGACGAGGTGCGCGCGACGGTCGCGGAGATCGCAGGCGAGATCCTCTCCAACTCCGTGATCGAGGACGTGGTGGGCATCCACTACCCGGCCGAGGTCGACGCCTGA
- the purQ gene encoding phosphoribosylformylglycinamidine synthase subunit PurQ: MRIGVITFPGSLDDRDALRAVRMAGAEPVALWHGEHDLQGVDALVLPGGFSYGDYLRCGAIASLSPIMTEVVDAAQKGMPVLGICNGFQMLAEAHLVAGGLIRNDHGTFIRRDQHLTVENTQTPWTNGFEQGQEIVIPLKNGEGGFIASAEELARLEGEGLVVFRYAGVNPNGSLDDIAGVRNERGNVVGLMPHPEHAVEPGFGPDTPDAMRSGTDGLTFFTSVIRSALVEA, encoded by the coding sequence ATGCGCATCGGCGTCATCACCTTCCCCGGTTCCCTGGACGACCGCGACGCCCTGCGCGCGGTGCGCATGGCGGGCGCCGAGCCCGTCGCGCTGTGGCACGGCGAGCACGACCTGCAGGGCGTCGACGCCCTCGTGCTGCCCGGCGGATTCTCGTACGGCGACTATCTGCGCTGCGGCGCCATCGCCTCCCTCTCGCCGATCATGACCGAGGTCGTGGATGCGGCGCAGAAGGGGATGCCCGTCCTCGGCATCTGCAACGGGTTCCAGATGCTGGCGGAGGCGCACCTGGTCGCCGGCGGCCTGATCCGCAACGACCACGGCACCTTCATCCGCCGCGACCAGCACCTGACGGTCGAGAACACGCAGACGCCGTGGACGAACGGCTTCGAGCAGGGCCAGGAGATCGTCATCCCGCTGAAGAACGGCGAGGGCGGCTTCATCGCGTCGGCCGAGGAGCTGGCGCGGCTCGAAGGCGAGGGCCTCGTCGTCTTCCGCTACGCGGGCGTCAACCCGAATGGCTCGCTCGACGACATCGCGGGCGTCCGCAACGAGCGCGGCAACGTGGTCGGCCTCATGCCGCACCCGGAGCACGCGGTCGAGCCCGGCTTCGGCCCGGACACCCCGGACGCGATGCGCTCGGGGACGGACGGCCTCACGTTCTTCACCTCCGTCATCCGCTCGGCGCTCGTCGAGGCGTAG